In the Glycine max cultivar Williams 82 chromosome 6, Glycine_max_v4.0, whole genome shotgun sequence genome, taaaaaaaataaataaaggaaagaaaaagaaaaaaagaagcgaGATGAGGTTTTTCTTCGAGTTCGTGTCTTGTTGCGGCCTGCCGACGCAGCGTTCGCCGGAGCCAGTGGTTCCAGCGAAGGAGGAAGAGAGGTCACTGGTTCCGGCGACGGCCGTCGCCGTTGTGCCCTCCCGTAAGAAGATGAGGATGGGCTCGGCGGAGTGGAGGCCGTCGCTGGGGTCAATCTCGGAGGATGTTACGCCGCCGGCGCCGGCGCTGAGGGATAGAGAGAGTCCCCGGAAAGGTGAGGTGGCCTCCGCTGGAAGGGACGCGAAGAAGAGGAGCGCCGGTGGTGGCGGAACTGCCAAGGTTCGGCACCGGAGTTTCAGCAACGCTTATTACGGGTCAGTGAATAACTGTTTTTCGCGGTTTAATTTAGCGGATTATTACAAATACCACCCCTACGGTTTAAGAAAATAGTAAAGGACTTTAATTTTtaacgaaaataaaaaataattttcaacatagaattttgaaaaaataagttgtattAGCGATaacaaaaaactatacatcaCATCACAGtccaaaatagttttatttcttCGTTACCATTACTATTATGTCAAGTTTGTTAATAAAAGTCAAATcaagaattaataataattt is a window encoding:
- the LOC100785133 gene encoding uncharacterized protein, whose translation is MRFFFEFVSCCGLPTQRSPEPVVPAKEEERSLVPATAVAVVPSRKKMRMGSAEWRPSLGSISEDVTPPAPALRDRESPRKGEVASAGRDAKKRSAGGGGTAKVRHRSFSNAYYGSAPSMPTMIPTFSPTPFMF